Proteins co-encoded in one Zygotorulaspora mrakii chromosome 5, complete sequence genomic window:
- the BUD6 gene encoding formin-mediated actin nucleation enhancer (similar to Saccharomyces cerevisiae BUD6 (YLR319C); ancestral locus Anc_4.135) translates to MSNAQEGSAPSNGLLNGSSQRRPSSGSSKSAASSVETTITKLLMSTKQLLQTLTQWSRRSVNEKMVSDAYVQLGNDFKVVSKVFSHCGVDVSDLGDVPMDLRRVLEAALREKPSDDNLNKYLPTIREIIVTLLDKLKVKQALLKSIKQDQMMRKSQHQQRPSVVSSLSLSSVSSPIVKVATETAIPSQKPVTPSFAAVDNNSGVQNEPKERFLSPNPQNQVRTLSEDEALSQLKKSSNLQRRASKRFSAYHMAKLTNQSTTEAAAAAALASGPSLSASIPTSIPLSVATAQGFSRNDSRSPGSNKEIASTKFSDPKESSEVTAYTLFLKMNGRVKKCIVAKPLNINVLRLLFVEKFAYSPGKNSFPHMYMKDPAYSVYYELDDQGINEVCSGSIIELREKGGNNPMTDFSGIIEAFKKEVSKSQEDILNHISLLNDKCQKFQLPSTFEKQSQVSSESNSKPFNVVEVKQELSKLRQVQNENKKLVNSTLATVLAKLSEFRNASLESPNSCSKTYIEKSQNKLSEVSDGLLSRVDDLQDLVEILRKDVANRGARPSKKKLQSLLKELTSAQDGVKKMEEYIGTEKPRWKAIWEKELDKVCEEQQFLTLQEDLAIDLAEDVGKALETFSLVNLCCVEQEKNPERGKSNPILPIPRPGELKVAREQLLMDVQSLHPDHEGRKEALAKAEKLWEKERKYRDNDEFEDELETFVGNASFKRSGGVEEVERLRQEKDKENLRANFGPPIF, encoded by the coding sequence ATGTCAAACGCTCAGGAGGGTTCAGCACCTTCGAATGGTCTGTTAAATGGTTCTTCTCAAAGAAGACCCTCGTCGGGATCCTCAAAATCAGCAGCGAGCAGTGTTGAAACGACAATTACCAAGCTGTTGATGTCAACGAAGCAACTTCTGCAGACTTTAACCCAGTGGTCAAGAAGATCAGTGAACGAGAAAATGGTCTCTGATGCATACGTTCAGCTTGGCAACGACTTCAAAGTAGTTTCAAAAGTGTTCAGTCATTGTGGTGTTGATGTATCAGACCTCGGAGATGTTCCAATGGATTTACGTCGAGTGCTGGAAGCTGCCTTGAGGGAAAAGCcatcggatgataatctaaATAAATATTTGCCAACTATAAGAGAGATTATCGTAACTTTGTTAGATAAGCTGAAAGTGAAACAGGCGCTACTGAAATCAATCAAACAAGATCaaatgatgaggaaaagcCAGCATCAGCAGCGCCCTTCTGTGGTCAGTAGCCTTTCACTATCTTCTGTTTCCTCTCCCATAGTGAAGGTTGCTACAGAAACGGCAATTCCTTCTCAGAAGCCTGTTACTCCAAGCTTTGCAGCAGTGGACAATAATTCAGGTGTTCAAAATGAACCAAAAGAGCGTTTTTTGAGTCCTAATCCACAAAATCAAGTACGCACGTTATCTGAGGATGAAGCGCTCTCacagttgaagaagagttcAAACTTGCAGAGGCGTGCATCAAAGAGGTTTTCTGCGTATCATATGGCTAAGCTGACAAATCAATCTACAACTGAAGCAGCCGCTGCTGCTGCACTTGCTTCTGGTCCCTCTCTATCTGCATCAATTCCAACTTCGATTCCTCTTAGCGTTGCAACAGCTCAAGGTTTCTCACGCAACGATTCTAGATCTCCTGGTAGCAATAAAGAGATTGCCTCTACAAAGTTCAGCGACCCCAAGGAGTCTTCAGAAGTAACGGCATATACTTTAtttctgaaaatgaatggtagggtaaaaaaatgtattgTTGCTAAGCCGCTGAATATCAATGTCTTACGTCTTCTTTTCGTTGAGAAGTTTGCATACTCCCCCGGTAAAAACTCATTTCCACATATGTATATGAAGGATCCAGCATATTCCGTATATTATGAATTAGATGATCAGGGTATTAACGAGGTGTGTAGTGGGTCAATCATTGAATTACGGGAGAAGGGCGGTAACAATCCCATGACTGACTTTTCAGGAATCATTGAGGCTTTTAAAAAGGAGGTTTCAAAGAGTCAAGAGGACATCCTAAACCATATCAGCCTTTTGAATGACAAATGCCAAAAGTTTCAGTTGCCTTCCacctttgaaaaacagTCGCAAGTTTCATCAGAGTCAAATAGCAAACCTTTTAATGTAGTGGAGGTGAAGCAAGAGCTTTCGAAATTGAGACAAGTGCAGAACGAAAACAAGAAACTTGTCAACTCAACTCTTGCTACCGTACTTGCTAAACTGTCGGAGTTTAGAAATGCCTCTCTGGAATCCCCCAATTCCTGCAGCAAAACGTATATTGAAAAGTCTCAGAACAAGCTAAGCGAAGTTTCAGATGGGTTGTTGAGTCGTGTCGATGATTTACAGGACCTGGTCGAAATCCTGCGTAAGGACGTTGCGAATCGTGGGGCAAGGCCGTCGAAGAAAAAGCTTCAATCGCTACTTAAAGAGCTAACATCTGCCCAAGATGGcgtaaaaaaaatggaagaatatATAGGAACAGAAAAACCTCGCTGGAAGGCAATTTGGGAAAAAGAGCTGGACAAAGTTTGCGAGGAGCAACAATTCCTAACCCTTCAAGAAGACCTCGCCATAGATTTGGCGGAAGATGTGGGTAAAGCTTTGGAAACCTTCAGCTTGGTAAATCTCTGCTGTGTGgaacaagagaaaaatcCTGAGAGAGGAAAGTCAAATCCAATACTACCAATTCCAAGACCTGGTGAACTCAAAGTGGCAAGAGAACAGCTTTTGATGGACGTTCAATCATTGCATCCGGATCATGAGGGGAGGAAAGAAGCTCTAGCAAAGGCAGAAAAACTGTGGGAAAAGGAAAGGAAATATAGagataatgatgaatttgaggATGAACTTGAGACTTTTGTTGGCAATGCCAGTTTCAAGCGCTCCGGGGGGGTAGAGGAGGTTGAACGATTGAGACAAGAAAAGGATAAAGAAAACCTGCGAGCGAATTTTGGCCCTCctattttttaa
- the TAD3 gene encoding Tad3p (similar to Saccharomyces cerevisiae TAD3 (YLR316C); ancestral locus Anc_4.133) has protein sequence MVKKALNPLKIDFKKCIVEDCLLQIRNEKNLEEPELINVWTIQINAKDSKLLIDFIRSKILDEDGIFLNHIKRIRKVEGPKKMLEVVLCSTEFAQDEAACMSLLTNCGFNYQNLSCENLIPKQGAPTKELAIEWSELYWPLNWCGNPNDQILNEYTFDIDFIREKLAQITSISQEEAKKGNKVPVVTAFVNPCDAEHPIVSTDQRSEVNDLVLDHSIMIGIRKVAEDTKLKESQLTDSTIGTDSTYLCLNFDVYTTHEPCSMCSMALIHSRVKRCIFIRPMSKTGTLRADSGDGYCMHCNNSLNSKFEVFQWIGNDFAPIEIESNLCA, from the exons ATGGTTAAAAAAGCATTGAACCCATTGAAAatagatttcaaaaagtgCATTGTTGAGGATTGCCTTCTGCAAATAcgaaatgagaaaaatctCGAGGAGCCTGAGTTGA TAAATGTCTGGACTATTCAAATCAATGCTAAGGATTCAAAATTGCTTATAGA TTTTATTAGAAGCAAAATTCTGGATGAAgatggaatttttttgaaccatATCAAAAGGATTAGAAAAGTGGAGGGGCCGAAGAAAATGCTGGAGGTTGTATTATGTTCCACAGAATTTGCGCAAGATGAAGCAGCTTGCATGTCCCTGCTTACCAACTGCGGATTCAACTATCAAAACCTAAGCTGCGAAAATCTGATTCCTAAGCAAGGAGCGCCAACGAAGGAGTTGGCAATTGAATGGTCCGAACTCTATTGGCCCTTAAATTGGTGCGGAAACCCGAATGATCAGATTCTAAATGAATACACATTCGATATAGATTTTATCAGAGAAAAGCTGGCTCAAATAACGTCGATTTCCcaagaagaagcaaaaaaaggaaataaaGTCCCAGTTGTGACAGCTTTCGTCAACCCATGCGATGCAGAACACCCTATAGTTTCAACAGATCAACGTAGCGAGGTAAATGATCTTGTTTTAGACCACAGCATAATGATTGGAATTAGAAAAGTTGCTGAGGACACGAAGCTAAAAGAGTCACAATTGACCGATAGCACCATTGGAACTGATTCAACGTACCTCTGTCTTAATTTTGATGTTTATACCACGCATGAACCATGTTCAATGTGTTCAATGGCTTTAATACATTCTAGAGTAAAAAGATGCATTTTTATACGACCTATGTCGAAAACAGGAACCTTGAGGGCTGATAGTGGTGATGGATACTGTATGCATTGCAACAATTCCTTaaactcaaaatttgaagttttccaATGGATCGGTAACGACTTCGCACCAATTGAGATCGAGTCGAACTTGTGTGCCTAG
- the NKP2 gene encoding Nkp2p (similar to Saccharomyces cerevisiae NKP2 (YLR315W); ancestral locus Anc_4.132) — MASQELLTRYITEGLLTNQISFEEFDDIITKSAHNRISKESIRDWYLKYQSIDSMAYQTISKGVCDFLKKLKESVLNDLEKGQVAESFTLEEIINNLYTVDQILNSRLKTMNKRIAANALELESFNNILTESHETRQQSANSSLDGLLNTLKRYKALIEDVDRGST, encoded by the coding sequence ATGGCATCACAAGAACTCCTCACCCGATATATCACGGAAGGACTATTGACAAATCAGATTTCGTTCGAGGAGTTTGACGATATAATAACCAAGAGCGCACACAATCGCATTTCAAAGGAATCTATACGTGACTGGTACCTGAAATATCAAAGCATTGACTCAATGGCATATCAAACGATAAGCAAGGGTGTCtgtgattttttgaaaaagttgaaagaatcAGTTTTAAATGATCTTGAAAAGGGTCAGGTCGCAGAGTCGTTTACCTTGgaagaaatcatcaacaacTTATACACCGTAGACCAAATTTTAAACAGTCGGTTGAAAACCATGAATAAGAGGATTGCCGCGAATGCCCTGGAACTGGAGTCCTTCAATAATATTTTGACTGAATCACATGAGACAAGGCAACAAAGTGCAAATTCGTCCCTTGATGGTCTATTGAATACTTTAAAAAGATATAAAGCATTGATAGAAGATGTTGATCGCGGAAGTACCTAG
- the EST2 gene encoding telomerase reverse transcriptase (similar to Saccharomyces cerevisiae EST2 (YLR318W); ancestral locus Anc_4.134): MKNLGEYIIEELGIAIPDENSTICNSYNWLQEVFSTCFVIRNSRELEIPHILLSEEHTSVIDECIIFLLERKLLNNVMTYGYAMARHSHVNKALHCASGNTQVTKIKDSSWRLVHQLIGTRNFVDILINCTVLEYNGSYFTQIVGNRLNEPHRPPLWCQRSPALKSEDNCLYAQISIRHVLYRNSLEMRFFNILPTGTSVDVLAKSIFNSDDVKLPKSIRCKMYPLLKKMLHNHTKKIKYKQILENICPQNYVSKVKHQLDLRTPTSKVIRFLIVVLEKLIPEEMFGSKSNKSEIFSKLSKMLELNTTVTLEFQELFHKLRLKDFAWLRCDTMHFSKCDFEISSKLLSFFVAWLFRFLIPRVITTFFYCTDVSANTGEVLYFRHDTWNSVSLPFLSKYFKDHLIQNAVCRNHDSYLVSAYNHARFRIVPKKARGEFRVITVPHKGADEEEYTAFKDNFRRAIVPAQCVLEYLRNKRKTFFKKLYSSNHIASHIKEFRISLLRKYERIPTLYYMKFDVDSCYDSVPRKKVFHVLQELLKNETGFVIRSQTVFNPSNSSSRTLNVVNGSKKPALGEIYVDNVTTKYFTSNEILEIIKLELFKTSLLYAGKCYLRKDGLFQGASFSALLVDLLYDDLLLENKVFHERAQEESLILRLADDFLFITTNRPQILEVKELVQNGFIDYNVKVKVEKLVYVDQQTPFESVNFCGLNISTTDLNVWKSEDTLNSSRFLSHTIKKNYNQLLRFFEMGLSYGTTDLELNSVSIVLNQLRAITKTTARGYAMSLKSKDISLELFAHFFDALYCCAIKSCIPPEPNQSMRRKIYSAMVVSFIQGLLPYQSKYKPVIAYLRGIVYE, encoded by the coding sequence atgaaaaatctagGGGAGTACATCATCGAGGAGTTAGGTATCGCAATTCCTGATGAGAACTCTACTATCTGTAATAGTTACAATTGGCTGCAAGAGGTATTCAGTACATGTTTTGTTATAAGGAATAGTCGTGAACTGGAAATACCACATATACTTCTCAGCGAGGAGCATACATCAGTAATTGACGAATGTATCATCTTTTTACTAGAGCGAAAGCTACTCAATAATGTGATGACTTATGGATATGCAATGGCAAGGCACAGCCATGTAAATAAAGCCCTTCACTGTGCCTCTGGAAATACTCAAGTTACAAAGATAAAAGATTCGTCATGGCGCTTGGTGCATCAGCTGATTGGAACCAGAAACTTTGTTGATATTCTCATTAATTGTACAGTACTTGAATATAATGGATCTTATTTCACACAAATAGTTGGAAATCGCCTGAACGAGCCACATCGTCCACCGCTTTGGTGCCAGCGGTCGCCTGCACTTAAGTCAGAGGACAATTGTTTATACGCTCAAATAAGCATTAGACATGTCCTCTATCGGAACTCACTCGAaatgagatttttcaatattttacCAACTGGAACAAGTGTTGATGTATTAGCTAAATCGATTTTTAATAGCGATGACGTTAAACTTCCCAAATCTATAAGGTGTAAAATGTATCCactgttgaaaaaaatgcttcatAATCAtacaaaaaagataaaatatAAACAAATTCTTGAGAATATTTGCCCTCAAAATTATGTTTCTAAGGTAAAGCACCAACTAGATTTACGGACACCAACTTCTAAGGTCATTCGATTTCTAATTGTGGTACTAGAGAAACTGATACCGGAGGAAATGTTCGGCTCCAAAAGTAACAAGTCGGAGATTTTTTCCAAGTTGAGCAAGATGCTTGAGTTGAATACCACTGTAACCTTGGAGTTTCAAGAGCTGTTTCACAAATTACGGCTAAAAGATTTTGCTTGGTTGCGATGCGATACTATGCATTTCTCCAAGTGcgattttgaaatctcaTCAAAGTTATTGTCTTTTTTCGTTGCCTGGCTCTTTAGGTTCTTAATTCCAAGAGTTATCACTACTTTTTTCTATTGCACTGATGTATCTGCCAACACCGGTGAAGTTCTTTATTTCAGACATGACACATGGAATTCAGTATCTCTGCCCTTTTtgtcaaaatattttaagGACCATCTGATTCAAAATGCTGTATGCAGGAATCATGATAGTTATCTGGTGTCTGCTTACAATCACGCTCGATTTCGTATTGttccaaaaaaagcaaGAGGTGAGTTTCGTGTAATCACTGTCCCCCATAAGGGTGCCGACGAGGAAGAGTACACAGCGTTCAAAGATAATTTTCGGCGTGCGATAGTTCCCGCTCAATGTGTCTTAGAATACCTAAGGAATAAAAGAAAGactttttttaaaaaactATATTCATCAAACCATATAGCCAGTCATATAAAGGAGTTCCGCATTTCTCTCTTGCGGAAGTATGAGCGTATCCCTACACTGTATTATATGAAGTTCGATGTGGATTCATGCTATGACTCTGTTCCAAGAAAAAAGGTCTTTCATGTCCTCCAAGAACTACTGAAAAACGAGACAGGATTTGTCATCAGATCACAGACGGTTTTCAATCCCTCTAATAGCTCTTCCAGAACCCTCAATGTAGTTAATGGAAGCAAGAAGCCTGCACTTGGCGAAATTTATGTCGATAATGTTACAACAAAGTATTTTACCAGtaatgaaattttagaAATTATAAAACTGGAACTCTTCAAGACATCACTGTTGTATGCTGGTAAATGCTACCTTCGAAAAGATGGTCTCTTTCAGGGAGCGAGCTTTTCAGCGTTGTTAGTGGATCTTTTGTATGACGATCTTTTGCTGGAAAATAAGGTGTTCCATGAAAGAGCACAGGAAGAGTCTTTGATACTTCGACTTGCGGATGATTTTCTCTTTATAACGACCAATAGGCCCCAAATTCTAGAGGTAAAAGAATTGGTTCAAAATGGATTCATTGACTATAATGTTAAAGTAAAAGTGGAAAAGCTGGTATATGTTGATCAACAGACTCCCTTTGAAAGTGTAAACTTTTGCGGGCTCAATATTTCAACTACTGACTTAAATGTATGGAAATCTGAGGACACCCTCAACTCTTCAAGGTTTTTGTCTCatacaatcaaaaaaaattataacCAGCTTTTGcgattctttgaaatggGACTTTCATATGGTACTACCGATTTAGAGCTCAATTCCGTCTCAATTGTACTCAATCAATTGCGAGCGATTACTAAAACCACTGCAAGAGGGTATGCGatgtctttgaaatcaaaggaTATCAGTTTGGAGTTGTTTGCTCACTTCTTTGATGCGCTTTATTGTTGCGCAATAAAATCATGTATACCCCCTGAACCAAACCAGTCGATGCGAAGGAAAATTTACAGTGCGATGGTGGTTTCTTTCATTCAGGGCTTACTACCatatcaatcaaaatataaacCAGTAATCGCATATTTGAGAGGCATTGTATATGAGtga
- the MMS22 gene encoding Mms22p (similar to Saccharomyces cerevisiae MMS22 (YLR320W); ancestral locus Anc_4.136) codes for MSLRSPSSSVVPDSEYENDSYDVFYNPSADNLYQENGAHNEVLKVNHTHHPESPKAQDSHEVPELKSISSGGRLLRKRKAIQKMPYSLERIRHQELLQGFDVTSFEDNCEQIVLPKSAVKDIFQGVSVPGPAYSRDRENLEGSRRAEELNSSGIATPRQRTVSNGNPELRSPDSIVNDIQEERKRDVEDEGRADLVHTQEQILFRGRVLNMKTGYRGVLPRVAWEKSLKKAANIRGPKRRKLLADQKGVAKRRLAPHKNNQDDLLLNDLIASDEDSEIEEENLYNLGNHVDPHYWHELEEYYKGKYMDDYLSEESSEPNELFERGNDIIDLEHNDDESPIRRPLYGSSPIIVHEQSEPGTAMTSFSNDKNRKSSQRSLYRHFLRDAGSPGFVHRSKRRVRAQNATSSRNTAAMSNKTDSKYVSRKSFTDDQPKINKNKSKKPGMPIPGIFPGPSSDLNRRANVFSTVVEALSSHYVSRGTRQNGVPPAKTQVFDKAHEESKNMPCGGVFDSLLTKKSIKAPDIVKIMLSNKQYTLSKLDDNGTFATLRNVFNHILNIGVTDIELVKLSDTLTLFLLYYNRPGIHEILSDFYKRFTFKVVALREAAKPIHFYQISLCQLMFLELSRCSDIANSFKTKLETTIIHNVVSFFDLISVCEEDMILSETNYLSSSYSLLAAIIKEIDAVERLWNLLGTKKVKHQVFFILLKLFPPKQENWRLLQLENRYTAMLNVLKIVNFCLFELNWPVTDELVLLFHRLYKTRRFENFSEEETMTTQNQVITSCRQEFVSKTIFNSYLAILRSTALSSCLVEKIVPISEVSENDSHGIVINRTNLLLALAENSSINLEKRVEQLLRPLLTAEYIKSKNKNSLEMICGSILSSSICLFEINAFKKYSFRAKTIVSCFKLLVFEREYLSNIWITFLGHLEKILEIQSHSYTNVLKDIYPCLLLMAQKKYFQNGMIILMRLYMRKLNELGPAWVEANLFQGFKRCAHESTGWIDYYCKIGQFLIEKQVISWWSFYMYNKIQGSSSKMLCFDHKIVQLCDSHSFDLIKKPLFSMAVDEILRNETTLFACFIKELLNREKGTTTSYDFHQTEANKLHVIKRLCTVMSALSYKDLMSKLISNIKKYYQNKSLTISFVKPLVEFLNSNHVDLIKSSHDFLFLKRELKISDKETDKSHFRHIFVSQRDPILRACYIEEGLIHASAIKEGVEDYMEKLSSLFSFPSFSDPFAFFSTLIEAHLVPNENNDLFQRKVSIGLYYLRLINDILISRYLQVEVNAFLELCKMHKTLCTKIRWSDFQAFATGRYFLFETMRYQLNVLRIADGFWELKPLMETTREFLLGVCSDGNQQEAILQLSSKIEEIISQSSDTCFSNDLDIDPFEQSKMESTLQEFIINRDIT; via the coding sequence ATGTCCTTGAGGAGCCCTTCAAGTAGCGTTGTTCCGGACTCAGAGtatgaaaatgattcatATGATGTTTTTTATAACCCGTCTGCTGACAACCTGTACCAAGAGAACGGCGCCCACAATGAAGTACTGAAAGTTAACCACACACATCACCCCGAATCTCCTAAAGCCCAAGACAGTCATGAAGTACCTGAATTAAAGTCAATATCTTCAGGGGGACGACTTCTTCGCAAAAGAAAAGCCATACAAAAGATGCCCTATAGCTTGGAAAGAATAAGGCATCAAGAGCTTCTCCAGGGCTTTGACGTTACGAGTTTTGAAGATAACTGTGAGCAAATAGTGCTGCCTAAAAGCGCTGTaaaagatatttttcaagggGTTTCAGTCCCAGGTCCAGCTTATTCAAGAGATAGAGAGAATTTAGAAGGTAGCCGACGGGCTGAAGAATTAAATAGTTCTGGTATTGCAACTCCACGACAAAGAACCGTTTCAAATGGAAATCCAGAATTAAGGTCACCGGACTCCATCGTTAATGATATTCAGGAAGAACGTAAAAGGGATGTCGAGGATGAAGGTAGGGCAGATCTTGTACACACACAGGAGCAGATACTGTTCAGAGGAAGAGTACTCAATATGAAAACCGGTTATCGTGGTGTTTTACCTAGGGTTGCCTGGGAGAAGTCCTTGAAGAAGGCCGCTAACATCAGAGGACCGAAGAGGCGGAAGCTATTGGCAGACCAAAAGGGTGTCGCGAAAAGAAGACTGGCGCCACACAAAAACAATCAAGATGATTTATTACTAAATGACTTGATTGCATCCGATGAAGATTCAGAAATCGAAGAGGAAAACCTATACAATTTAGGAAATCATGTCGATCCTCATTACTGGCATGAACTGGAGGAGTATTATAAAGGAAAATACATGGATGATTATTTGTCTGAGGAAAGCAGCGAACCGAAcgaactttttgaaaggGGGAATGATATAATCGATCTAGAACACAATGATGACGAATCACCAATCAGACGTCCGCTTTACGGGTCTTCTCCCATCATTGTTCATGAGCAATCTGAACCCGGAACAGCTATGACTTCTTTTAGTAATGATAAGAATCGAAAATCATCGCAAAGAAGCTTGTATAGACACTTTTTGAGAGATGCTGGCTCACCAGGTTTCGTTCATAGATCCAAGAGAAGAGTGAGAGCTCAGAATGCCACAAGCAGTAGAAACACCGCCGCTATGTCAAATAAAACAGATTCGAAATACGTGAGCAGAAAATCATTCACTGATGACCAGCCGAAGATtaataaaaacaaatcaaaaaaaccTGGTATGCCAATCCCCGGTATTTTTCCTGGTCCGTCATCCGACCTTAACAGGCGTGCGAACGTTTTCAGCACTGTAGTGGAGGCTCTAAGCAGCCACTATGTATCTAGAGGTACAAGACAAAATGGGGTACCGCCCGCGAAGACCCAGGTTTTCGATAAGGCACACGAAGAGAGTAAAAACATGCCTTGTGGCGGCGTTTTTGATTCTCTTTTGACGAAAAAATCGATCAAAGCACCAGACATTGTCAAGATAATGCTATCGAATAAACAGTATACTTTGTCTAAATTAGATGACAACGGGACGTTCGCCACTTTGAGAAATGTTTTTAATCACATATTGAATATCGGTGTTACTGACATCGAGTTGGTAAAACTCTCTGACACTTTAACGTTATTTTTGCTTTATTATAACAGACCCGGTATCCACGAAATATTGTCCGATTTTTACAAAAGATTTACATTCAAAGTGGTGGCTTTGAGGGAGGCCGCTAAACCCATTCACTTCTATCAGATATCCCTATGCCAACTGATGTTCTTGGAGCTGTCGAGATGTTCAGATATAGCAAACAGTTTTAAAACTAAGTTGGAGACTACAATCATTCATAACGTtgtctcattttttgatctcaTTTCTGTTTGTGAGGAAGACATGATATTGTCAGAGACAAACTATCTTTCCAGCTCTTACAGCCTGTTAGCTGCAAtaatcaaagaaattgatgcCGTGGAACGATTGTGGAATCTCTTAGGTACGAAAAAAGTCAAGCATCAagtcttcttcattcttttgaagCTTTTTCCTCCCAAGCAAGAAAACTGGCGTCTGTTGCAGCTAGAAAACAGATATACAGCTATGTTAAATGTTCTTAAAATTGTGAATTTTTGTCTGTTCGAATTGAATTGGCCAGTCACTGACGAACTTGTTCTTTTGTTCCACCGACTCTACAAAACTCGAAGATTTGAGAATTTtagtgaagaagaaacaatGACAACGCAAAACCAGGTAATTACCTCTTGTCGACAGGAGTTTGTCAGCAAAACCATTTTCAATAGTTATCTGGCCATTTTAAGATCTACTGCATTGAGTTCCTGccttgttgaaaaaatagtTCCAATAAGTGAAGTTTCGGAAAATGACTCTCACGGTATTGTTATCAATAGAACAAACTTATTGCTTGCGCTTGCCGAAAACTCCTCCATTAATCTCGAAAAAAGAGTGGAACAGCTCCTTCGTCCTCTGTTGACCGCCGAATAcataaaatcaaaaaacaaaaactcCTTGGAGATGATATGTGGGTCTATTTTGAGCAGTTCAATTTGTTTGTTCGAGATAAATGcgttcaaaaaatattcttttcgaGCTAAAACTATTGTTTCCTGCTTTAAATTATtggtttttgaaagagaataTCTATCCAATATATGGATCACTTTTCTGGGGCACTTAGAGAAAATATTAGAAATCCAAAGTCACTCGTACACAAATGTCCTAAAGGACATATATCCATGCCTTCTTCTGATggctcaaaaaaaatactttcaaaatggcATGATCATACTAATGAGGCTATATATGCGTAAGCTAAATGAGCTTGGTCCAGCATGGGTGGAGGCCAATTTATTTCAaggtttcaaaagatgCGCACATGAATCAACAGGCTGGATTGATTATTACTGTAAAATAGGTCAGtttttgattgaaaagCAAGTGATTTCTTGGTGGTCGTTTTACATGTATAACAAAATACAGGGATCTTCTTCTAAAATGCTGTGTTTTGATCATAAAATAGTTCAACTTTGCGattctcattcttttgatttgataaaaaagcCACTTTTCTCAATGGctgttgatgaaattttaagGAATGAGACAACTCTTTTTGCATGCTTCATTAAAGAGTTGTTGAATCGAGAAAAAGGGACGACTACAAGCTATGACTTTCACCAAACAGAGGCAAATAAATTGCATGTTATAAAGAGACTATGTACTGTCATGTCTGCACTGTCGTACAAAGACCTTATGTCAAAGTTAATTtccaatatcaaaaaatactACCAAAACAAAAGCCTCACAATATCTTTCGTGAAACCCTTGGTTGAGTTTTTGAACAGTAATCATGTTGATCTGATCAAAAGTAGCCACgactttttgtttttaaagAGAGAGCTCAAAATATCCGATAAGGAGACAGATAAGAGTCACTTTCGACATATTTTTGTATCTCAGCGGGATCCAATTCTACGGGCTTGCTATATCGAAGAGGGTTTGATCCATGCTTCTGCAATTAAGGAAGGTGTTGAAGATTATATGGAGAAGCTAAGCTCCCTTTTTTCCTTCCCATCATTTTCGGACCCTTTTGCTTTCTTCTCTACACTCATCGAAGCACATTTGGTTccaaatgaaaacaatgatcTTTTCCAAAGAAAGGTAAGTATTGGATTATATTATTTGAGATTGATCAACGATATATTGATAAGCAGATACTTACAGGTAGAGGTGAACGCATTTTTAGAGCTGTGCAAGATGCACAAAACACTGTGTACTAAAATCCGCTGGTCAGATTTTCAGGCATTTGCGACAGGTAGatatttcttgtttgaaACAATGCGTTATCAGCTCAATGTTTTGAGAATCGCAGATGGATTTTGGGAGCTAAAGCCGTTGATGGAAACGACAAGGGAATTCCTGCTAGGCGTTTGTTCAGATGGTAATCAACAAGAGGCAATACTTCAATTATCCTCCAAGATCGAAGAAATTATCTCTCAGAGTTCAGATACATGTTTTAGTAACGATCTGGATATAGACCCTTTCGAGCAAAGCAAGATGGAGTCAACCCTTCAGGAATTTATCATTAATAGAGACATCACTTAG